The sequence below is a genomic window from Rhizobium gallicum bv. gallicum R602sp.
GGAGCGGCACTCGGCGGAATCGTGCGGCCTTCTCCGGTATGGGCACAGGACATATCGGACGAGGACATTTTCCGCTTTGCGCTCAACCTTGAGTATATGGAGGCCGAATACTACCTCCGCGGCACCACCGGGAAAGGCATCGACGCAGCCGATGCCGGTTCGAAACCCGGCGACGTCGTTGGCGGAAAGCAAGTCTCTTTCGAGACGCCCGCCATCGGCGAATTCATGCAGGAAGTCGCCGAAAACGAACTCGCGCATGTCCGCTTCTACCGCAAAACGCTCGGAACCAACGCCGTTGACCGGCCGGCCATCGATTTCGACGCAGGGTTCAAGGCCGTCGCGGAAGCGGCCGGTCTCGGTGCAGACTTCGATCCCTTCGGCAATGAAACGAACTTCGTTCTCGGCGGGATGCTGTTCGAGGATGTCGGCGTTACCGCCTATGCAGGAGCAGCGACAGTCCTGAAAGACAAGGACTTCCTCGCCGCCGCCGCAGGAATTCTGGCGGTCGAGGCGTATCACATGGGAATGGCCCGATCGACGCTGTACCGGAAGGGAGAGGAAGCCTGGAAGGCCGCGAACGCCGTTTCCGATGCCCGCGACAAGATCGACGGCTCGGAAGACGACGACCAGGGCATCCAGGTGGACGGGAAAGCCAACATCGTGCCGTCGACGCCGGACGCAATCGCCTTCACCAGAACGCCGCGAGAGGTGCTCCGGATCGTCTACCTCACCGACAAGGACGGAGTGAGCAAGGGCGGCTTTTATCCGGAAGGGATGAACGGCACGCTCAAAAGCACCTGAGCCAGCGTCTGGCCCGAACGTCAGGCTCGATACGCGTCCCGGGCAATGATATCTGGCGCGATCGGGCCTGGAAGATGTTGATGGGGCGTGTATCCGCCTCAACGCGACCGCCTTTTCCGTGCCCCACAGCCCAGCACTTGAAATCAAGCCGCTCATCGGCCCATCCTCGATGCTGAGGCGGCATGCGGCGTCAGGAATTCGGCTGGTTCTCTCACGACATCGGCGAGCTCGCCCGGATTGTGCGCAACGTCCGCAACGAAGGCGCGCCATTGCCGCTGCTTTTGTTCATCTGTTGCGAAGGCCGGCGTCAGCGCATCCGGCAGGTCATGAGGTATCCCTGTCCCGCGCCGCGCGAAGGTGGCGGCAATTGCCCGTGGCAGCCTGTCATGATCGAAAGCGAACGACCGGCTGAGAATCCAGATGTCGTAGAAGTCCTTCATCCGGCTGTTGGCGCGCCCCAGCGCCACCATCGCCTGAAACTTCTCGGCAATGACGGTTTCACGCGCATAGCCCCTCAGCCGGGGCATTGGGAAGTCCAGCATCGAAGGATAGTCCAGTTCTTCGGCACCAGGCTCCAGTGCATCGCCAAAGCCGATGTCGATCGTCAGGCCGATCCGGGCGCCGCTGATCGAGGCCGTCGTCCGCAGCCTGAGCCCCCCATATTCCAACTCCTCGCGAATGCGGTCGACGCGGAGCGCGTCGGCGTCGAACTCCACGCCATCGCCGGAATCCTGCGCCAAGATCTCCCGAAATGTCGCCAGCATCGGCTCAGCGCTCGGATCGCCGAAGCCCAGCAGATCAAGGTCGCGCGTGCCGCGGTGCGGATCATCGAACCAGCTCATCATTAGCATCGCGCCCTTTAGCACGAAGCCCTCGGCATGACGTGAACGGCTGAGTCAAAATAGCAGCCGCTCAAGAGCGAAACGGGTCAGAATCAGGTCGAAGCTCTGGCCACTTGCCTTGGCGAGTTGCAGCAGGCGTGCGCGCACCGAGGCGCCGATGTCCTGATCTCCTTAGCCATTGGCAGTCAGCGCCTCGATGTACGGCCGGATCACGGTGGAGACACCACCACGCTCGGCCTGCCTGACAATTTCGCCTGCCGTGGCTTTGCGCTGGCGAAGCGCTTCCTGAAGGCCCTCGATCGCCACCGACAGGCCGATCTTGTTGCGATATCGGAAGCAATCCGCAATTGTTTTGACGATCCCAAAGACCTTTACGGGAACACCCTCGACGACATGGGTCTCTACACCTTCATTGAGCAGTCTTTCGGTGAAACGCACGATCCGAATAGGCGTGCTGTCGGGCTTCGGGGACCAGTCCTTCTGACCCACGGCGAGCCAAACCTGGCTTGGAAGCTGATCGGTCAGACCGTGGAATGCCAGGGCCGAAACGAGGCAAACGACGCCCTTGGGAACCCGTTTGGCGGCCTCAGCCAGACTATGATTGGCGTCGAGGGGCGCATCGGAAAGTTGATAAAGCCCTCGCGCGAGTCGAAGCACTTCGCCATCGTGTTCCATGCGGCTCACGGTGGCGGCTGTTACGCCCGCCGCACGCAGTTCTGCCAAGCGCGAGATTCCGCGCGCGGTCAGCACGGCGTGGACGATCTGGCGTTGGGACATAGGTGACACGATACGGAAACTCGTAATATAGGATCTATTATCCGAGGATTTGTATCACTACCCATGTGGAGGGGCAAGGTACCAGCTCGAAGAGGCCACCACTCTAGCTCTAGGCTCAAAGCAACCATTCGGTAACGCGGCCCGTCGCTGCGGACACGTCCGATCTCGCTTCTCCGCGATGACCGGCACCGGCGGCGCGCCGTCACTCTGGCCGAGGCGATCGATGTCTGCGACGG
It includes:
- a CDS encoding ferritin-like domain-containing protein — protein: MQDALHLSRRQSLQGLVVLGAGAALGGIVRPSPVWAQDISDEDIFRFALNLEYMEAEYYLRGTTGKGIDAADAGSKPGDVVGGKQVSFETPAIGEFMQEVAENELAHVRFYRKTLGTNAVDRPAIDFDAGFKAVAEAAGLGADFDPFGNETNFVLGGMLFEDVGVTAYAGAATVLKDKDFLAAAAGILAVEAYHMGMARSTLYRKGEEAWKAANAVSDARDKIDGSEDDDQGIQVDGKANIVPSTPDAIAFTRTPREVLRIVYLTDKDGVSKGGFYPEGMNGTLKST
- a CDS encoding type IV toxin-antitoxin system AbiEi family antitoxin domain-containing protein, which produces MSQRQIVHAVLTARGISRLAELRAAGVTAATVSRMEHDGEVLRLARGLYQLSDAPLDANHSLAEAAKRVPKGVVCLVSALAFHGLTDQLPSQVWLAVGQKDWSPKPDSTPIRIVRFTERLLNEGVETHVVEGVPVKVFGIVKTIADCFRYRNKIGLSVAIEGLQEALRQRKATAGEIVRQAERGGVSTVIRPYIEALTANG